The Halichondria panicea chromosome 8, odHalPani1.1, whole genome shotgun sequence DNA segment ACTTATAGTACTAGATTGTTTGTTTTACCTGTAACTAGATTCTACTATTCAGATTCAGTTTTGTTGCGTGATGCTGAGCTACATAAATCTAGTCATCATTGTCCtctagcaggtagctactaaGCTATCTGCTATCATGCAGAGCTATGGGCATGCTGGTTCTGCACTCAGTGAGCTTGGTTCTGCTCCTGGCTTTACTTTGGTAGATTTTCTAGTATGCAGTGTCTATCACGATTgtggctacatatcgcccacgttcataaaaatgtacgtatgtggatcacgcgacttcGTATACCAGGCTTTACTTTTTTCTATCACGTCCATCTTTTCCTTCTTTAGTGCCTCCCATCATCCCATTATCTCTATATTGAGAGCTagacaagaacaagaaaaaggGGCGAGGCTATACTCTTGATACCATATAACAGGTTATTTTCGTTTATATAGGTAGAAATGTTCGTCTTTTTGTATTGTATAGAGTATCATACGAACATTTAAACTACGAAATTAATCTACCGCAGTAGGTTCTACATCACTAcgctgagctgtacgaatataaAATACAAAAATTAGTATTTAATTAGGTAGTTTAtatgaaaatttgcaccaacgagaattacccgctatacggtagtacctTTCAAGTGTGTGACACTGGTGACTTGAGCACTACCAGACTGAAGCTTGGTCAGGTACACCAAATATGCTGTCCTTGTGAAATCATTTATTGGTCCAGGCTTCTCTCCCAGTGCAATAAGACGATCCCAAACCTGTGTATTGCTCAACTGCAATACATCGCTTGGAATTGCTGTCTGTTTCTCTCCGACAAAGCTGCATTCAAGTGAGTCTACAAGATCTGTTGTCGGGGTAATATCAAGACCAGCACAaataggggaggggggggcatAGGATgggctgttgttagagtaggATGTGTTGTCCTTGGGTGAGGAAAGAGCCGTCAGATAGTGTTCATCCTGTGTGGCCTGCATGTTAGTGTATGAGCAAATATCCGGAACCATGCAGGGTCGAAACATATACCTGAAAGGTGTCTTCAACGACATCAGGATAGTGCACAATCGTGGTGTCTTCATGAATAGAGAATGTTTTGAACATGGCTACAAAACTCTCAGCACACGTCATACTATGAGCAGAAGGGTCATCACAAGAACCCTCTGACTCCAGGAGTTGGACACAGCTCTTGtgatctatatatacatgatacAGATTTGAAGGTGTGATATGTGACTTATACCCACTCACGTTCAACCTTTGCATAGTCTACGGGTAACATGCTCTCGTTGTCAAGAACAAGACGTTCTGACCCATAGTATAGAAGAGCTTCGACCAACTCTGCTCGACCCCACATGGCAGCAATGTGGAGGGGAGTGAGCCCATCCTCAGTTCGCATTTCAGGGTCAGCATGGTTGTCCAAGAGATAGTACAAAATGTCAGCGCTACTGTAAAAGTTATACACATGTTAAAGGTTCTAGCACTTATGGCTCAAAGTCGTTGTGGTAAATTTAATATGTTGCACAAGGATCCAAGGTAGTTGCATACAAGCAtttatatcgtatagcgggaaattttccgcaatttttcgctatttggctccagagccctcagcagaaatgttgcGTGGATTTCTGCGTGGGTTTTTATACAGTAGAACATTGCTAACCCGAgggaccagaccccatccgaatacatgaacATTTAGTTCATGCAACAAAttacaaaaatgttcatcatgtataaaagctattagtaggctacctttatgttatgtagtttggcatctccaccgaggcatcagcacctgcggtgctttcattgacAATGGTATTCTCTTACAAGGGTGTATGATAAAACCCAGGTGTGGTCGGGGTGATATCAAATATATAACAGAAGTATGCCCAAGCGatgtatacggtagtgtgtgtgtgtgtgtgtgtaagttgtCTGTGTCTGTGAAGACTGTTATAGATGCTCATCAATGAAGAGCAAGTAAGATATCCAGagcttctatataggcttctagtcacgttttcttggatctaaatttgtggatttgcaaagtaCATGTAACGTTTTGTTCTCGTGTTATGCTTACTTGGATTCAAttgtagccttttcagaagagtgcgatAGCACTTGTTCATAGAGTTTTACTGCTCTActtgtatagatctacaccagaatgctagctattggtacatgtagctgcaagaTTGacaaaagagctgcaaagatGCACTGTGGCAGCAACCATCCtgtttagcaacaatcatttTCCACTCTTTTGCACCATTAGTATTAAGCTAGCAacaagctagcctcgatctcaggtcgcacttcctcgaagagtgggcctggtatcgactgatTGCGCATGCACTAACCATTGgccagataccggctaacACAGATAACAGCTAACACAGGATAACAGCatgtatgctcagtaaaacaatgacgtcacaacgaacggaagtggatggaaggaagtagatagaaagttcgattgaaggtttctagcccatctgatagctacccgtagcctgctatgctcacaaaagactcacagtaTTGCAACAGtatggatgacaatcgtctgaacagAGTGAAAACTGACAGTAGCCTATacggacaggccacgcccacctaatgctaactttggtgaaagtctacaaaaaaatttattttataattatggtgttatataggcgttataaaagagggTGTCCTAACCAaggctggttctataattagaacggtTACAGTATACTAGCTTCTACCAAAAAGAaaacagctctgtctctagctagctagctatatatagctctgtgtttGACTTTTTATATTCTTTGTCAGGATGATAATTCAGTATTACACGGGTAAAAATAGCCAATAATTTTACGCATGAGCAAGCattctcttcaggggaggccagtgaaggaggctagcaacTAGCCTGCATGTAAAAATGTGCACCATCCTGTGTAGCTAAactctatttgcgttgagtctAGTCTCCTTCGcagcttcttctttttctgttcttcGTCACAATAAGAAAAATACGGGaggaattggaggaacaaagaaataAGGGGAGACAACGAAAAAGAAGAGCCTGCCCCGCTAAGTCTGGTGATCTGCTACAGACGTAGCCAAAGTTAAGTGAGCGTGGGCAAGAGTAAACCGCAAtatctgtcctcccacacactgtgaCACAGTACACTTGGAGTGTAAGTGTGTAGACCTTTAGCCATgcagtatatagatctacgaGATGAAGCATGAAAGGCTAGAGTACTGCTGCATATAAAATAGCCCTTGTCAAAAGGACCTGGGCATAAAGACCTTTCCTGGACAACTCACAGCAATATTTCATGCCAAAAATCTTACAGATCCCTTCAAGTCATCAGAAGGAATGTTTCAGTTAATTCACCAAGTTAAAGAAGCTATACATTGCCCTTGTAAAATCACACTCTATCAAAATTCTCAAGTCAGTCCAAACTGAGAAGGCCAACCAAGTTTATCCTCGATTCGATTACAGCAGAACTACAAACTACAAGACTCGTCTTATCAAACTCAATATGCTCCCACTCTCTCTATGGTTTGAGCTTCAAGACCTCACGTTCCTAGTCAAGTGTCTCAAATATCCACCAAACAATGAGACTTGAAGTTCAATAGCACAGGAGGCAAGGGCCTCCTCTGCCTCACTGCTAGTTACGCCCCTGGCACCTAGGTGTTACTACTAGTGTTGAGTTTTTAGATGAGTTTAGAATGACTTTGCCGTGGAGCATTTTGAGGAAAGGGTATTGCAGAGCACGAGTATTCAAAACTCCTTCTGCGGTGTTCTGAATCATATATCTAGCTACCGATAGCTCTATATATGttgtatacctatatatatacattgtatacctAGAAGCTCCTTCTGTAGTGTTCTGAATCGTATATCTAGCTACCGATAGCTCTGTATACCTAGCTTCTTAGTTTTTCCTTGTGtgtttattcgacaacgaagttTTAACCTCAAAATCGTCCACTAACTAGAgtactaaagtgcaaaccctcggctggtagGCCGGGTGTACATAGCTGCCAACGTGTAAAGTTCAAAGTTTCTtggcttttattcgacaatgaagctttaatatcaaaatctgccactattaaaactaataacttgttgtgtggcgctatggcatccaggtcaGCAGACTCAGACGTCACAGACAAATAGACAGACCAACAGACACCAACAGACCAACTAAACTTGTGCAGggtgaagttatggctgcggCCCAGCCTAATAGAAGTACCGGGTAAaacgagtggtgcaagctgcgctgtgctaatgcctctcgctgTTGTTTTACTTTCGCTCAAGGTAAAGAGATACATCATATAACGTTACGTTATTGCAATTGTTGAAttccacacatgcagtcattataggagaggagctgaatgaaaacagaagcctatctgatggcttgatgaataatcttcaacgatactgaagcaactgttaaatggcctgtagccaaacagtgggagcaaacctttgtcaaaggcacagCACAGACAGTAGTATCTAAGAGAAAGTGTATATCTATCtacagcctcgattccaggccgctctctcaattgagaaagacggcctggtatacactgtttgcgcatgcatCAATtgccccaagattcttggggatcgagatatctttgtaaattagtcagtataATAGACCAGTTGCGCAAAAGGCATAAGGAATTTAATTAACCGTGACGTCACGATTGGACTGCTCCGGAAAGACCATTCACTGGGCAAATCAAGGTAAAAATTGCACCGCATGCGCTTTGATCAGAGCTCATTGCATCATAAAGATCTGTAGATCTATTTAAACGACGTACAGCTATAGAGTAATAATTTCCACTTAATGTGGAGTTTGAACCAGCTCCAGAGACCGTGTAGAAGTAGAGATATAGAGAAATTTGTAGAGAGAAATGGCTACTTTCAGTAGTACAACCTCTGAGATGGCTGCATGTGCCACTGAGACTGGAGCAGCTGAGTTACCTGAGATCCTGCTCACTCCAGGTGATATTGATGGTGCTGTGCTAGAGCTCCCTTTTGAGAGACATACAAAGCATGCTCTGAGATTTTGGTTGCTGTGCAGGAATAACTCTGCCTTCCTCATCAACAAAAGCATTGCTTGTGGCCAGGTGAAAAATGCgattgttattgttattataaaattattctaCACTGGCAATATATTAATAGTACATGAATTTGTGCATCGTGCTAGGATTGCTGAGGTATTGAAAGAAGGAAAAGGTGAAGAAGTAGTTGACGTTAATGGATCCTACCTCTACAAGAAGCACAAAGCACTCAGTGATGCAGGCGTACAAGTGAAAGATCTTGTGGCACCTCCTCCACCTGTGAATGGTTGGATCACTTTAACCCATGACAATTGTGTGAATGAAAGTTCTAAAATGCCTCCAGTTACGTCaggtacattaattttactgtgTGGTGCATGTTATTATTGTCTTTTGTTTTGTGAAGGGTTGCTTTACAACTATTTAGCTGGGAATATTGGTCGAAAAGATGGTTCTGAGGGTGCATTTCGTGCGCTGAGTCGTGGGTATACTGTTTGGGCCTCTGGACGAGTGGATAAAATCGATGTAAATTCAAGTAACCCCTTGTTCTGTCATGTACGGTGTGTGGTCAAGGCGTCAATGAAGGCAGCTAGGTATAATGTGTGCATTCTATTGAAGAGTAAAGATAAAGTTACAAGTATTGAATAAGCAGTATGTGATTGTGCAGCTGGGTACGTGGATTTGTGTGTGAGTATACTAAGCTGTTAAATTTTTTTGCAGGGTATCTTCAAGCTGTACACATGTTTCTGCcatactgcatgcactggtTGGCCTAAACCCGTCAAGTCTGACTACTACCGCACTACCATACAGTGAATGTGACGATGCTGGACCCGAAGACATGCCTGTTACGTCTAAGCTTTGTAAATGGAATGTACCAAAAGGCCGCAAAAACAGCTCTTTGAATATGATGGAGTTAACATTCACCAAACATGAGTATTCCAAAACAATAAAGAGGCCTATTAAACGGCTAGATGAGTTTGATCCAAGACCCCAAGAATTTCGAGGTACTGCCTGTCAACGGCTGCCTGAACTCCTAAAAAAGTTAAGGGGAAAACAGCTAGGCATTTCTCTTACTGGATCCTTTGTGTCGAAATACCAACGAAGAAATAGACCCTGAATGTAAAGCTGCAGACAATGTCACATTGAGAGAAACATGTTCAGCTTTCAAAAGATCCCTGTGTTTGTCTGAAAAAGAAATTCGAGACACTGAACTGCGTACAAGAGAACAGAGAATGACACCGTTTTGGTATTCTGCCCGTCAGTATCGAATAACAGCCTCGCCTCTCAGTTTGGTGTAATATATCATCGAAAAGAGAGTACCCCACCTGACAAACTAGTGTTGCAACTAATACAAAGGAAATCCTTTTCGACTTTGGCTACACGATATGACATTGAAATGGAACCAGTAGCCATTGATGCATATGTCAAACATCAGCACATTCACGGTCGACCTGATCTCGTTGTCACGTCGTCTGGTGTTCATGTGTCTTCTTCACATACGTTTCTAGGTGCTACACCTGATGAATCTGTGTATGACCCCCATTACACTGCTCAGCCGTTTGGGTTTCTAGAAGTGAAATGTCCATTTTCTGCTAAGGATGTTGAACCTTCTGCAGCTTGCACAAAAGCAAATTTTTTCAGTACCGTCAACAAAGATACAAACGTTATTGAACTGAAAGAAAGTCATTCGTATTATTGTCAAGTACAAGGACAAATGGAGATAGGAAAACGCCAATGGTGTGACTTCGTAATATATACCCAAAAAGGAGTTTCCGTTCAACGAATTACATTCAATGAAAGATTTTGGATCGATAAATTATTACCGAAGTTGGAAAGATTTTATGATAACTGTTTGTTACCAGAGCTAGTTAGCCCAGTTCATGCGTTGAGTTTGCCTATTAGAGATTTGTCTAAGAGTCAATAAAAATGTATAAGATTcgatcatcataattatacaaattaatATTCAGTATCAGTACTTAAATCACTATCAACATCAGAGCAGGATGAAAGTGTATTAAAATAGTCTTCTACGCATGAATCAGATTCTAGATCTGCCTCTATACAGCTAGAAACTAATGCTGGTTGAAAATTACTAAGTAAgcacaaacacaaacaatCTGGTTAACAAGATGTGACAGTGAAATAGGTATCGTTTGCTTGCAAATAGCATACTTTTTTAGCCTACCGAT contains these protein-coding regions:
- the LOC135340005 gene encoding uncharacterized protein LOC135340005 isoform X1, with the translated sequence MATFSSTTSEMAACATETGAAELPEILLTPGDIDGAVLELPFERHTKHALRFWLLCRNNSAFLINKSIACGQVKNAIVIVIIKLFYTGNILIVHEFVHRARIAEVLKEGKGEEVVDVNGSYLYKKHKALSDAGVQVKDLVAPPPPVNGWITLTHDNCVNESSKMPPVTSGTLILLCGACYYCLLFCEGLLYNYLAGNIGRKDGSEGAFRALSRGYTVWASGRVDKIDVNSSNPLFCHVRCVVKASMKAARVSSSCTHVSAILHALVGLNPSSLTTTALPYSECDDAGPEDMPVTSKLCKWNVPKGRKNSSLNMMELTFTKHEYSKTIKRPIKRLDEFDPRPQEFRGTACQRLPELLKKLRGKQLGISLTGSFVSKYQRRNRP
- the LOC135340005 gene encoding uncharacterized protein LOC135340005 isoform X2 codes for the protein MATFSSTTSEMAACATETGAAELPEILLTPGDIDGAVLELPFERHTKHALRFWLLCRNNSAFLINKSIACGQVKNAIVIVIIKLFYTGNILIVHEFVHRARIAEVLKEGKGEEVVDVNGSYLYKKHKALSDAGVQVKDLVAPPPPVNGWITLTHDNCVNESSKMPPVTSGLLYNYLAGNIGRKDGSEGAFRALSRGYTVWASGRVDKIDVNSSNPLFCHVRCVVKASMKAARVSSSCTHVSAILHALVGLNPSSLTTTALPYSECDDAGPEDMPVTSKLCKWNVPKGRKNSSLNMMELTFTKHEYSKTIKRPIKRLDEFDPRPQEFRGTACQRLPELLKKLRGKQLGISLTGSFVSKYQRRNRP
- the LOC135340005 gene encoding uncharacterized protein LOC135340005 isoform X3, with the translated sequence MATFSSTTSEMAACATETGAAELPEILLTPGDIDGAVLELPFERHTKHALRFWLLCRNNSAFLINKSIACGQVKNAIVIVIIKLFYTGNILIVHEFVHRARIAEVLKEGKGEEVVDVNGSYLYKKHKALSDAGVQVKDLVAPPPPVNGWITLTHDNCVNESSKMPPVTSAGNIGRKDGSEGAFRALSRGYTVWASGRVDKIDVNSSNPLFCHVRCVVKASMKAARVSSSCTHVSAILHALVGLNPSSLTTTALPYSECDDAGPEDMPVTSKLCKWNVPKGRKNSSLNMMELTFTKHEYSKTIKRPIKRLDEFDPRPQEFRGTACQRLPELLKKLRGKQLGISLTGSFVSKYQRRNRP